One Gadus morhua chromosome 1, gadMor3.0, whole genome shotgun sequence DNA segment encodes these proteins:
- the LOC115552178 gene encoding uncharacterized protein LOC115552178 produces the protein MPCMPDGQSTPARGAEEVEEDGAPETSLSGAGDDEELEEAAAGPSHNTGYSGYTGRPCSDDGIHQHHPRTKDHLWSPTIYLSSLNGRKRRMVCRSPLCACLHACVCFGVRRKEFFLNTSPAVSQTQRTLMLLLLLLLPLSLSLPLALPVYLSLRLALPQDHRAGRRGREPGYQRGTQICREPSSRPCRGKMLCLPLPRSLGMSTLSWA, from the exons ATGCCctgtatgccagatggccagtccacccctgctcggggggcagaggaggtagaggaggacggGGCTCCAGAGACTTCACTGTCAGGGGCAGGAGATGATGAGGAGCTTGAGGAGGCAGCAGCAGGGCCATCGCACAATACAG GATATTCTGGATACACTGGACGTCCCTGCTCTGATGACGGAATTCATCAGCACCACCCCAGAACGAAAGACCACCTTTGGAGTCCTACCATCTACTTAAg TTCTTTGAATGGGCGCAAGAGGAGGATGGTTTGTAGGTCACcactgtgtgcgtgcttgcatgcgtgcgtttgcTTCGGAGTTCGGAGgaaggagttttttcttaac ACCAGCCCAGCAGTGAGTCAGACCCAGAGGACGCTGatgctgctcctgctcctgctcctgcccctgtccctgtccctgccgCTGGCCCTTCCTGTGTACCTGTCCCTGAGGCTGGCCCTGCCCCAAGACCACAGAGCG ggacgaagaggaagagagccAGGGTACCAGAGGGGAACACAAATATGCAGGGAGCCatcctccaggccctgcagaggCAAAATGCTGTGCCTACCCCTACCCCGCTCTCTGGGAATGAGCACTTTGTCATGGGCCTAG